A single region of the Bartonella harrusi genome encodes:
- a CDS encoding helix-turn-helix domain-containing protein, which translates to MLPDKAFRKAGVPILFVANQEICSYRSPGRMSRLLSGLYTAGLIVIWDCGYSGRQHTDDNERYTVSTRGIDLRMFIIRYRELKEKVDKELKRIQFASLKGKKSK; encoded by the coding sequence ATGCTACCTGATAAAGCCTTTAGAAAAGCGGGAGTTCCTATTTTATTTGTGGCTAATCAAGAGATTTGTTCTTATCGTAGTCCAGGGCGTATGAGTAGACTTCTTTCAGGTTTATATACTGCTGGGTTAATTGTAATATGGGATTGTGGATATTCCGGTCGACAACATACAGATGACAATGAACGATATACGGTCTCTACCAGGGGAATTGATTTGCGAATGTTTATCATTCGCTACCGTGAACTTAAGGAAAAAGTAGATAAAGAACTCAAACGGATTCAGTTTGCATCTTTAAAAGGAAAGAAGTCGAAATAA